A single region of the Vicia villosa cultivar HV-30 ecotype Madison, WI linkage group LG4, Vvil1.0, whole genome shotgun sequence genome encodes:
- the LOC131595843 gene encoding protein BLISTER has translation MASAQVLPNNSASSRKQEHLEAGKRRLEEFRKKKAAERVKKATSSGSVPNSDAGQNQKAQKQSSEVENVRINDSDGVTTSDGIGGAVIETGTSNQKNVNLFDQSSNQGSLAGATSLVRNDLDEERSDIDEAKRYNASTLITSDDVSQNSKANKTNDIYGIHTGGVGGIPHRTTTNHQSIFLRSQESQELDSSTSQSILHGVNESQSNKSDSSVKDFAVTDVSSYFPSKIIRENSVDSVQKTKQTNSSTFDSSYSHGSASGDFRDSISSMFRETNRSDSDLPSLHGATIPKYESSGYEARNSSNHTPIHSVSTESNSRKLRPSFLDSLNVTRPPTGSPFHQPEQDASKYSHLESSNNGASESTYFRKPPEETKTGGLFSNLTNAPVVNNNSDTMMISAKENGMERKHDYYSSSQNEDFSTLEQHIEDLTQEKFSLQRALEASQVLAESLATENSSLTDNYNHQRSIVNQLKSEMENLQQEIKAQLVELEAIRNEYTNVQLECNAADERAKLLASEVIGLEEKALRLRSNELKLEKRLETEQAEISSYRKKMSSLEKDRHDLQSTIDALQEEKKMLLSKVRKASGFGKSESKSSKRDGSTSTDDLVSEDPASSSSNTEINDNAAIHDAGTSSLSAVPETTHSSFGASSVNIPHDQMRMIENINALISELALEKEELIKSLAFESAESSRMKEINKELSRKLEVQTQRLELLTAQNMVNESIENVSTKQTDSRATYENIPYADEGDEVVERVLGWIMKLFPGGPSRRRTSKLL, from the exons ATGGCGTCGGCTCAGGTGCTACCGAACAACTCTGCTTCGTCTCGGAAGCAAGAGCATCTGGAAGCTGGCAAGCGTCGG CTGGAAGAGTTTCGTAAAAAGAAAGCCGCTGAGCGAGTCAAGAAGGCTACATCCTCTGGCTCTGTACCCAATTCTGATGCCGGACAAAATCAGAAGGCTCAGAAACAGTCTTCGGAAGTTGAAAATGTTCGAATTAATGACTCAGATGGAGTTACCACATCGGATGGCATTGGAGGAGCTGTTATTGAGACAGGGACGAGTAACCAGAAAAATGTGAATTTGTTTGACCAAAGTAGTAATCAGGGGTCTTTAGCTGGTGCAACTAGTCTTGTGAGAAATGATCTTGACGAGGAACGTTCAGATATTGATGAAGCTAAAAGATATAATGCTTCTACTTTAATTACATCTGACGATGTTAGTCAAAACAGCAAGGCAAATAAAACAAATGATATTTATGGAATCCACACCGGTGGTGTTGGTGGAATTCCGCATAGAACAACAACAAACCACCAAAGTATTTTTCTACGCTCGCAAGAAAGTCAAGAGCTTGATAGCAGTACTAGTCAGTCTATCCTTCATGGAGTGAATGAAAGCCAGTCAAACAAGAGTGACAGTTCTGTGAAGGATTTTGCAGTTACTGATGTCTCTTCTTACTTTCCGTCAAAAATCATACGAGAGAATTCTGTTGATTCAGTACAGAAAACTAAGCAGACAAATTCTAGCACTTTCGATAGTAGCTATTCACATGGTTCGGCTTCTGGAG ATTTCCGCGATTCTATCAGTTCTATGTTTAGAGAGACCAATAGATCTGATAGTGATTTGCCTAGTCTTCATGGTGCAACTATACCTAAATATGAATCCAGTGGTTATGAAGCAAGGAATTCCTCTAACCACACACCAATACATTCAGTGTCAACAGAATCAAACTCTAGAAAGCTACGTCCGTCTTTTCTTGATTCTCTAAATGTGACTAGACCTCCTACAGGGTCTCCATTTCATCAACCAGAGCAAGATGCCTCTAAGTATAGTCATTTAGAATCAAGCAACAACGGCGCATCAGAATCTACTTATTTCCGTAAGCCACCTGAAGAGACTAAAACTGGGGGACTTTTCTCAAATCTTACAAATGCTCCAGTTGTAAATAATAATTCGGACACAATGATGATAAGTGCTAAGGAAAATGGCATggaaagaaagcatgattattaCTCATCTTCCCAAAATGAAGACTTTTCTACTTTAGAACAG CATATTGAAGATCTAACACAAGAAAAGTTTTCTTTGCAACGTGCTCTTGAGGCTTCTCAAGTATTAGCCGAGTCACTAGCTACTGAAAATTCATCTCTGACCGACAATTATAACCATCAG AGAAGTATCGTCAATCAATTAAAATCAGAAATGGAGAACTTACAGCAAGAGATCAAAGCACAACTG GTTGAGCTGGAAGCTATCAGGAATGAGTATACAAATGTGCAACTTGAGTGTAATGCAGCTGATGAGCGTGCCAAGTTATTGGCATCCGAAGTCATTGGCTTAGAGGAGAAG GCACTCAGACTAAGATCAAATGAGCTAAAACTTGAGAAGCGGTTGGAAACTGAACAAGCAGAAATTTCTTCATACAG AAAGAAAATGTCCAGCCTTGAAAAAGACCGACATGATTTGCAGTCAACCATTGATGCTCTTCAAGAAG AAAAGAAGATGTTGCTGTCTAAGGTGCGGAAGGCTTCTGGGTTTGGAAAATCTGAGAGTAAATCAAGTAAAAGAGATGGTTCTACATCTACCGATGATTTAG TGAGTGAAGATCCTGCTTCAAGCTCTTCCAACACAGAAATCAATGACAATGCTGCTATCCATGATGCTGGAACATCTAGTTTGTCTGCAGTTCCTGAAACTACACACTCTTCTTTTGGGGCTTCTTCTGTCAATATTCCTCATGATCAGATGAGAATGATTGAGAACATTAATGCACTTATTTCTGAG CTGGCACTGGAGAAAGAAGAATTGATTAAATCCTTGGCATTTGAATCGGCTGAGAGTTCCAGAATGAAG GAGATAAACAAAGAGTTGTCCCGGAAGCTTGAGGTCCAGACACAAAGATTAGAGCTTTTGACTGCTCAAAACATGGTTAATGAAAGTATTGAAAATGTTTCTACAAAGCAAACAGATTCTCGTGCGACGTATGAAAACATCCCTTATGCAGATGAGGGTGATGAG gTGGTGGAAAGAGTGTTGGGATGGATTATGAAGCTATTTCCTGGTGGGCCGTCTAGACGAAGAACTAGCAAGCTTCTCTGA
- the LOC131598285 gene encoding B3 domain-containing protein At2g33720-like, with protein MALFNIHDSPSSSSSYLSSSITTNAADLDSLSCKRKCRQQETSNISSLLDLSSYPNETNVCLHLSLSFCNCIQIAKKLKLAHQETNLDAAGTSSDSSTNGADPWKIKKVLTASDLGNNSRLLLKKELAKKWVVPFVDKLAEAEKDGVKVPVFDVDTQSLRSLVFKIWPSNGSHVFIDTWNKDFVAKRNLKAGDEIGLKWDKKEKKFDFSVLRRG; from the coding sequence ATGGCTCTCTTCAACATTCATGATTCACCATCCTCATCTTCATCATATCTCTCTTCTTCCATTACTACTAATGCTGCTGATCTTGATTCTCTTTCTTGTAAACGGAAATGTCGACAACAAGAAACCAGCAACATTTCATCATTGTTGGATTTGTCTTCATATCCCAATGAAACCAATGTGTGTCTCCACCTATCTCTATCCTTTTGTAATTGCATTCAAATTGCCAAGAAACTAAAACTTGCTCACCAAGAAACTAATCTTGATGCTGCGGGAACAAGTTCTGATTCTTCAACCAATGGTGCTGATCCATGGAAAATCAAGAAGGTGCTCACAGCAAGTGATCTTGGCAACAATAGCAGACTTTTGTTGAAGAAAGAATTGGCTAAAAAATGGGTGGTTCCTTTTGTGGATAAATTAGCTGAAGCTGAAAAAGATGGAGTCAAAGTTCCAGTGTTTGATGTTGACACTCAAAGTCTCCGTTCTCTTGTTTTCAAGATATGGCCTTCCAATGGAAGTCATGTTTTCATCGATACTTGGAACAAGGATTTTGTAGCTAAAAGGAACTTAAAGGCTGGAGATGAAATTggtcttaaatgggataaaaaagagaagaaatttgATTTTTCTGTTCTTCGTAGGGGTTGA
- the LOC131598284 gene encoding uncharacterized protein LOC131598284, with protein MQKNVRENPSLRLVDIMEKTQQKWNVGINITLAYRAKTKAIDIVDGSFREQYKRIHDYAHELLRANSSSTVKACNDSFFKCRHIIGLNGCFLKGYYGGQILAAIGRDPNDQMMPIAFAVVEGETKDYSSWFLELVISDLGGPRIRKTYTFISDQQKGLLPALEELLPQVDQRFCVRHLYNNFRKKFPGAKLKELMWKAATASYNNAFEKAMLEMKGVNENAFKHLIKLPAKYWSKAFFKPYPLCDALVNNMSEAFNYVFMTSRAKPIITMLEEIKVYLMLRHFFVECKMFKKIYPHLSTEVINRCYKVPLVAIGVGSNWTANITMYKLQFV; from the exons ATGCAGAAAAATGTTAGAGAGAATCCTAGTTTAAGGCTAGTTGACATTATGGAGAAGACCCAACAAAAATGGAATGTGGGGATCAATATAACTCTTGCATACAGGGCTAAGACAAAGGCAATTGACATTGTTGATGGATCATTTAGAGAACAATACAAAAGAATACATGACTATGCACATGAACTTCTGAGGGCCAATTCTAGTTCAACAGTCAAA GCATGCAATGACAGTTTTTTCAAGTGCAGGCATATAATAGGTTTGAATGGATGCTTCTTGAAGGGTTACTATGGTGGACAGATTCTTGCTGCAATTGGGAGGGATCCCAATGACCAGATGATGCCAATTGCTTTTGCTGTGGTGGAGGGAGAAACCAAAGATTATTCGAGTTGGTTCCTTGAGTTGGTGATATCTGATCTTGGAGGGCCAAGGATACGCAAAACCTACACTTTCATAAGTGACCAACAAAAG GGACTTTTACCAGCTCTAGAAGAATTATTGCCTCAAGTGGATCAGAGGTTCTGTGTCAG GCATTTGTACAACAATTTTAGAAAGAAATTCCCAGGTGCCAAACTCAAGGAATTAATGTGGAAAGCTGCTACAGCTAGTTATAATAATGCATTTGAAAAAGCTATGCTGGAGATGAAGGGTGTTAATGAGAATGCCTTCAAGCATTTGATAAAGCTGCCAGCTAAATATTGGAGCAAGGCATTCTTCAAGCCATATCCTCTTTGTGATGCCTTGGTGAACAACATGTCAGAGGCTTTCAACTATGTGTTTATGACTTCTAGAGCCAAACCTATAATAACCATGCTTGAAGAAATCAAGGTATATCTCATGCTACGCCATTTTTTTGTGGAGTGTAAGATGTT CAAGAAAATATATCCACACCTTTCTACTGAAGTCATCAATAGATGTTATAAAGTACCTCTTGTTGCTATTGGAGTTGGGAGTAATTGGACTGCAAATATCACAATGTACAAGCTGCAATTTGTGTGA
- the LOC131595845 gene encoding PHD finger protein ING1: MSFLEEFQANLDSLPNILHKKYALLRDLDKSLQDNQRQNEQRCEQEIEDIRRGVRSGNITPDVSVIRLSDEALDEQKHSIRIADEKVALAVQAYDLVDTHIQQLDQYLKKFDEELRRERENAAMTGVPASSTDGNIKSGKSEGGRGGRKKTRQTASVQTAIAAATAAAAELATSANPTGMDLDLPVDPNEPTYCFCNQVSYGEMVACDNPDCKIEWFHFGCVGLKEQPKGKWFCSSCAATRNRRRGK, from the exons ATGTCATTTCTTGAAGAATTTCAAGCCA ATTTGGATTCACTGCCCAATATTCTTCATAAGAAATATGCCTTGTTGCGTGACCTAGATAAGAGTTTACAAG ATAATCAAAGGCAAAATGAACAGCGCTGTGAGCAAGAAATTGAAGATATTCGGCGAGGAGTTAGGTCTGGAAACATCACACCTGATGTTTCAGTTATTAGATTATCTGATGAAGCACTTGATGAACAAAAGCATAGCATCAGGATTGCTGATGAAAAAGTTGCCTTGGCTGTCCAAGCATATGATTTG GTAGATACACACATACAACAACTTGATCAATATCTGAAAAAGTTTGATGAGGAGCTTCGGCGTG AAAGAGAAAATGCTGCAATGACTGGAGTGCCTGCTTCAAGCACAGACGGCAACATAAAATCTGGAAAGAGTGAAGGTGGTAGAGGAGGCAGGAAAAA AACACGGCAAACAGCATCTGTCCAAACTGCAATAGCAGCAGCAACTGCAGCAGCAGCAGAACTAGCCACATCTGCAAACCCTACTGGCATGGATTTAGATTTACCGGTTGATCCGAATGAACCCACATATTGCTTTTGCAACCAAGTTAGCTACGGAGAAATGGTTGCCTGTGATAACCCTGAT TGCAAAATAGAGTGGTTTCATTTTGGTTGTGTTGGCCTGAAAGAACAGCCAAAAGGAAAATGGTTCTGTTCAAGTTGTGCAGCAACAAGAAATCGTCGGAGAGGCAAATGA
- the LOC131595844 gene encoding NADH dehydrogenase [ubiquinone] 1 alpha subcomplex subunit 13-B, with protein MTEAMIRKKPGMASVKDMPVLQDGPPPGGFAPVRFARRIPNTGPSAIAIFLTTFGAFSWGMYQVGQGNKIRRALKEEKYAARRAILPVLQAEEDERFVKEWHKYLEYEADVMKDVPGWKVGASVYNSGRWVPPASGELRPDVW; from the exons ATGACGGAAGCTATGATAAGGAAGAAGCCAGGAATGGCCAGCGTGAAGGACATGCCGGTTCTTCAGGACGGTCCACCTCCCGGCGGTTTCGCTCCAGTCCGGTTCGCTCGTCGAATCCCTAACACTGGTCCGAGTGCCATTGCGATTTTTCTCACCACGTTTGGTGCTTTCTCGTGGGGGATGTACCAGGTTGGACAGGGGAACAAGATCCGAAG GGCACTAAAAGAAGAGAAATATGCTGCTCGTCGAGCAATACTGCCTGTGCTACAGGCTGAAGAGGATGAGAG ATTTGTTAAAGAGTGGCATAAGTATCTTGAGTACGAGGCTGATGTCATGAAGGATGTCCCTGGTTGGAAGGTTGGTGCAAGTGTCTATAATTCTGGAAGATGGGTTCCCCCAGCAAGTGGTGAGTTGCGTCCTGATGTCTGGTGA